The window CGTACGCGGTGACGGTCCGCCGCTGGTGTTTGTGCACGGCACGCCCTTTTCTTCTTATGTATGGCACCGGATTGCGCCGCATTTCATCACCACGCACCGCATTCATTACTTCGACCTGCTCGGCTATGGGCTATCCGAGAAAGTCGAGGGTGACGTTTCATTGGGCGTGCAGAACGAGTTATTGGCACAACTGCTGGAACACTGGGGCCTGGATAATCCCGACGTGGTGGCCCATGACTTTGGCGGTGCGACCGTCCTGCGCGCGCATCTTTTGAACGGCAAGGATTACCGCAGCCTGACACTGATCGACCCGGTGGCATTGACGCCTTGGGGCTCGCCGTTCGTGCAGCATGTACGTCAGCATGAAGCGGCGTTCAGTGGGTTGCCCGACTACATTCAGCGGGCCATCGTGCCGGCTTACATTCGCGGGGCGATCAAGCGCGAAATTCCCGACGATGAACTCGCGCCCTATGTGCAACCGTGGCTGGGCGATCCGGGGCAAGCGGCGTTCTATCGGCAGATCGCCCAGATGGACGAGCGCTACACCCGCGAGGCCGAGGGCCTGTACCCGACGATTCGTTGCCCGGTGCAGATTCTCTGGGGCGAAGACGATCAGTGGATTCCCATCGAACGCGGGCGCGCCTTGCAGCAAATGATTCCTGGCGCGCAGTTCCATCCGGTCCCGAACGCCGGTCATCTGGTGCAGGAAGATGCGCCTGAAGCCATTGTCGCTACGCTGAATCGATTTCTGCCGTTACTCACCCATTCTGAATAAACCACGATCTACTGTGGGAGCGGGCTTGCTCGCGAAGGCTGTGGGTCAGTCGATGAATATGTTGTCTGACACTCTGCCTTCGCGAGCAAGCCCGCTCCCACATTTGATCTGCTGTGATCAATGTCACTGGCGAGGATCGCCGCTGGCGAGCTAACGTAGGGATATCGTCTACACGGTTCTCTATAAGGATTCGCCTCATGCACATCATCAACGCCCGGCTGCGCAACCAGGAAGGCCTGCATGAGTTGCACCTGGAAAACGGCCTGATCAGCAACATCGCGCGCCAGACCGAGGCGCCAACGCTGGGGCCGGAGGATCTGGACGCCGGCGGCAATCTGGTGGTGCCGCCCTTCGTCGAGCCGCACATTCACCTCGACGCGACCCTGACCGCCGGCGAACCGCGCTGGAACATGAGCGGCACGCTGTTCGAGGGCATCGAATGCTGGGGCGAGCGCAAGGCGACCATCACCTTGGAAGACACCAAGACCCGGGCCAAAAAGACCATTGAAAGCCTCGCCGCCCACGGCATCCAGCATGTGCGCACCCACGTCGACGTTACCGACCCGCAACTGACCGCGTTGAAGGCCATGCTCGAAGTCCGCGAGGAAAGCCGTCACCTGGTGGACATGCAAATCGTCGCGTTCCCCCAGGAAGGCATCGAGTCGTACCGCAACGGCCGGGACTTGATGGAGGAAGCGATTCACATGGGCGCCGACGTGGTCGGTGGCATTCCGCATTTCGAATACACCCGCGATCAAGGCGTCAGCTCGGTGAAGTTCCTGATGGATCTGGCTGAGCGCACCGGTTGTCTGGTGGACGTACATTGCGATGAAACCGACGACCCCCACTCGCGCTTTCTCGAAGTGCTGGCCGAAGAAGCCCGCAGCCGCGACATGGGCTCGCGGGTCACCGCCAGCCACACCACGGCGATGGGTTCTTACGACAACGCCTACTGCGCCAAACTGTTTCGCCTGCTCGGGCATTCGGGCATCAGTTTTGTTTCGTGCCCCACCGAAAGCATCCACCTGCAAGGGCGCTTCGACAACTTCCCGAAACGCCGGGGCGTAACCCGGGTCAACGAGTTGCTCGAAGCAGGCATGAACGTTTGTTTCGGTCAGGACTCGATCGTCGACCCGTGGTATCCGCTGGGCAACGGCAACATTTTGCGGGTACTCGAAGCGGGGCTGCACATCTGCCATATGCTCGGTTACCGCAATCTGCAAAGCGCGCTGGACCTGGTCACCGACAACAGCGCCAAGGCCTTGGCCTTGGGTGATCGCTACGGACTGGAACCGGGGCGGCCGGCGAATTTGCTGATTCTTTCTGCCGAGAATGACTACGAGGTGATCCGCAGCCAGGGGTTGCCGCTGTATTCGGTGCGCGGTGGCAAGGTGTTGATGAAGCGGACGATGCCGGTGGTGGAGTTCCCTGGCGATTAACGCTGGATCATCTATTGACCAGGCTGGCCTCTTCGCGAGCAAGCCCGCTCCCACACTTGATTTGTTTGCTGCACAGAATTCGTGTTCACAGGAGATTCAATGTGGGAGCGGGCTTGCTCGCGAAGGCGACTTCACAGTCACTCCACAAATCGAGCCGTCCCAAACAAGCTGACCCGACTCAATTCCCCCTGCTCTTCCTCCAGCAAAATCGGCGCCGTGCCACCGGGCATGGTCACTTTCACCTCACCGGCACTGACCCAACCCACGCGCCACGCCGCACACGCCACCGCACTGGCGCTGGTGCCCGACGACGCCGTCGGCCCTTCGCCTCGTTCGAACACTCGTGCGACCACATGCTGCCCGGACTCATGCATCGCCCATTGCAGATTGATCCCCGCCGGACACGGCCGCCCAGCCCCGGTCGGCATGGCATAGGCAATACGCGTCAGCCCTTCGCCCAACGCCGGCTCGCGCATCTGCTCGTTGCTCGGCAAGTGCTCGGCGCTGTCCACCAGCGTCACGCAATGTGGATTGCCAACCCGCGCGAATTGGCTGCGCGACCAAGCGCTATTGAGTGCTGACAAGGGTTGAACGTGGCTGAGTTCGCGGCCGTTCAACAGCGCCGTTTCGACGCCAACGGCACTGACCGCCGCCGGCCCGAACCCTGGCCCGCCCAGGTCAAGCCAGAAACCTTGCACGCCCTCGACTTGCGCGGCTTTCACCGATGTCTGCCCCGGTGAAGGGGTGTCGGATTTGTCGTGGTGAACCCTGAGTAAACAGGCTTCATCGCTGGGCAAAATCCCTTGGTCGCTGAGCGCCTGGGAGAAAATCGTCAGCCCGTTGCCACTGCG of the Pseudomonas sp. MAG733B genome contains:
- a CDS encoding alpha/beta hydrolase — translated: MTDWPLPQTYRFNGHSVRYAVRGDGPPLVFVHGTPFSSYVWHRIAPHFITTHRIHYFDLLGYGLSEKVEGDVSLGVQNELLAQLLEHWGLDNPDVVAHDFGGATVLRAHLLNGKDYRSLTLIDPVALTPWGSPFVQHVRQHEAAFSGLPDYIQRAIVPAYIRGAIKREIPDDELAPYVQPWLGDPGQAAFYRQIAQMDERYTREAEGLYPTIRCPVQILWGEDDQWIPIERGRALQQMIPGAQFHPVPNAGHLVQEDAPEAIVATLNRFLPLLTHSE
- the codA gene encoding cytosine deaminase, producing MHIINARLRNQEGLHELHLENGLISNIARQTEAPTLGPEDLDAGGNLVVPPFVEPHIHLDATLTAGEPRWNMSGTLFEGIECWGERKATITLEDTKTRAKKTIESLAAHGIQHVRTHVDVTDPQLTALKAMLEVREESRHLVDMQIVAFPQEGIESYRNGRDLMEEAIHMGADVVGGIPHFEYTRDQGVSSVKFLMDLAERTGCLVDVHCDETDDPHSRFLEVLAEEARSRDMGSRVTASHTTAMGSYDNAYCAKLFRLLGHSGISFVSCPTESIHLQGRFDNFPKRRGVTRVNELLEAGMNVCFGQDSIVDPWYPLGNGNILRVLEAGLHICHMLGYRNLQSALDLVTDNSAKALALGDRYGLEPGRPANLLILSAENDYEVIRSQGLPLYSVRGGKVLMKRTMPVVEFPGD
- a CDS encoding diaminopimelate epimerase, which translates into the protein MKRLYDARGNIYRVVAPEALRQQGIAVPDQAGYAAQTREEWALAAIEACCSWAPGTQPAGSKDHCSDGLLVGPFQSSPPFDLLIVNTDGTLAERSGNGLTIFSQALSDQGILPSDEACLLRVHHDKSDTPSPGQTSVKAAQVEGVQGFWLDLGGPGFGPAAVSAVGVETALLNGRELSHVQPLSALNSAWSRSQFARVGNPHCVTLVDSAEHLPSNEQMREPALGEGLTRIAYAMPTGAGRPCPAGINLQWAMHESGQHVVARVFERGEGPTASSGTSASAVACAAWRVGWVSAGEVKVTMPGGTAPILLEEEQGELSRVSLFGTARFVE